One window from the genome of Candidatus Didemnitutus sp. encodes:
- the galK gene encoding galactokinase, producing MNAPLLQENFRQRYGRAPQVIARAPGRIEFIGNHTDYNGGAVIGAAIDRYVWIAAAPANDSQRLRFASGVDGQTIEIPAAHSAKLTGAEAWINYPRGVWRSLADFNLPAPGAFDLLVASDLPTGAGLSSSAALELSTALALLQLAGAPAISPATLAAIGRHAENIHVGVPCGILDQGTSAFGRAGQLVHIDCRGPSFSLLPLPAEVSLWVFNSLEKHALVDGLYATRHQECKAAAAALGATWLTQISPADFDARADRLPPPQAARARHVIAENDRVAAVVRALEAGDLRSVGELLKASHRSSRELFENSTPSLDSLVELLSAAPGVYGARLTGGGFGGAVMALTDRSFDAEAAAQIAARHAARQHPQPEVIQLHTGDGAKLIPLT from the coding sequence ATGAACGCCCCCCTGCTCCAGGAAAACTTCCGTCAACGCTACGGCCGCGCGCCGCAGGTCATCGCCCGCGCGCCGGGCCGCATCGAGTTCATCGGCAATCACACCGACTACAACGGCGGCGCGGTCATCGGCGCCGCCATCGACCGTTACGTCTGGATCGCCGCCGCGCCGGCGAACGACAGCCAACGCCTCCGCTTCGCCTCCGGCGTCGACGGGCAGACCATCGAGATTCCCGCCGCGCACAGCGCGAAGCTCACCGGCGCCGAGGCGTGGATCAACTACCCGCGCGGCGTCTGGCGCTCGCTGGCCGATTTCAACCTGCCCGCCCCCGGCGCGTTCGACCTGCTCGTCGCCTCGGACCTGCCGACCGGCGCCGGCCTTTCCAGCAGCGCCGCGCTCGAACTCTCCACCGCGCTCGCGCTGCTGCAGCTCGCCGGCGCACCCGCGATCTCGCCCGCCACGCTCGCCGCCATCGGCCGGCACGCGGAAAACATCCACGTCGGCGTGCCGTGCGGCATCCTCGATCAGGGCACGAGTGCCTTCGGCCGCGCCGGCCAGCTGGTGCACATCGACTGCCGCGGGCCGTCGTTCTCGCTCCTGCCGTTGCCGGCTGAGGTCAGCCTGTGGGTGTTCAACAGCCTCGAAAAACACGCGCTCGTCGACGGTCTCTACGCCACCCGCCACCAGGAATGCAAGGCCGCCGCCGCCGCGCTCGGCGCGACGTGGCTCACGCAGATTTCGCCCGCGGATTTCGACGCCCGCGCCGATCGCCTGCCACCGCCGCAGGCCGCGCGCGCCCGCCACGTCATCGCGGAAAACGACCGCGTCGCCGCCGTCGTCCGCGCGCTCGAGGCGGGCGACCTGCGCTCCGTCGGCGAGCTGCTCAAAGCCTCGCACCGCAGCTCGCGCGAGCTCTTCGAGAACAGCACGCCTTCGCTCGACTCCCTTGTCGAACTGCTCAGCGCCGCGCCGGGCGTCTACGGCGCCCGCCTGACCGGCGGCGGTTTCGGCGGCGCCGTCATGGCGCTGACCGATCGCAGCTTCGACGCCGAGGCGGCCGCGCAAATCGCCGCCCGGCACGCAGCGCGCCAGCACCCGCAGCCCGAAGTGATCCAGCTGCACACAGGCGACGGCGCGAAACTCATTCCGTTGACGTGA
- the xseB gene encoding exodeoxyribonuclease VII small subunit, with translation MESDKNAKPSFETALARLEAIVDSMEQGEVSLADLLAKYEEGTKLLKVCEARLKDAELKIEKLKKQKDGTATFESFEPARSE, from the coding sequence GTGGAATCTGACAAGAACGCCAAACCCAGCTTTGAAACGGCCCTCGCCCGCCTCGAAGCCATCGTTGACTCGATGGAACAGGGCGAAGTGTCGCTGGCGGACTTGTTGGCCAAGTATGAGGAGGGCACGAAGCTGCTCAAAGTCTGCGAAGCCCGCCTCAAGGATGCCGAACTGAAGATCGAGAAGCTGAAAAAGCAGAAGGACGGCACCGCGACTTTCGAGTCGTTCGAGCCCGCGCGCAGCGAGTGA
- a CDS encoding exopolysaccharide biosynthesis polyprenyl glycosylphosphotransferase has translation MLLNRHRGLAELHSAVALLLVALFFWVYAEFTMQFLSEIVRLTPETVLMPYFVSVVLGMLLAGRAVGARGWRLTELGAGGALALASQQVAVVALVVFAMMFATQDRSISRLFLGTFLVFIWGGLAILHVVLPRWLAGLVYGGGARIPALVLARAENMPEIEAWLAGRRHLGLEVSGYVSWQALPEGSVPPLRGWLGASGELAELIRRTRAGQVIFWELPAESALVRGAVEVCQAEGARVLLRQDIDERLGHPAVSVEVGGQHYFTLHDEPLEEPLNRAMKRAFDLAVALPVVLLVLPPLALVVWLVQRRQSPGPLLHIRARAGEQRQQFSMLKFRTMHVASADERAESMQASRDDARVYPFGRFLRRHSLDEFPQFWNVLIGEMSIVGPRPVMPLLDEEFERRAKAYRTRHYVKPGITGLAQSEGLRGEITSAELLEERVRRDLHYIAEWSIWLDVQITLATLRQVFRPPGSAY, from the coding sequence ATGCTGCTCAACCGTCACCGTGGGCTCGCGGAACTCCACAGCGCCGTTGCGTTGCTGTTGGTGGCGTTGTTTTTCTGGGTCTACGCGGAATTCACGATGCAGTTCCTGTCGGAGATCGTGCGGCTGACGCCGGAGACGGTGCTGATGCCGTATTTCGTGAGTGTCGTGCTCGGCATGTTGCTGGCGGGTCGGGCGGTGGGCGCGCGGGGCTGGCGGCTCACGGAGCTCGGTGCGGGTGGGGCGCTGGCGCTGGCGTCGCAACAGGTCGCGGTGGTGGCGTTGGTGGTGTTTGCGATGATGTTCGCGACGCAGGATCGGAGCATCAGCCGGCTCTTTCTCGGCACCTTTCTTGTTTTCATCTGGGGCGGGCTGGCGATCCTGCACGTCGTGTTGCCGCGCTGGCTGGCTGGGCTGGTCTACGGCGGGGGGGCGCGCATTCCGGCGCTCGTGCTCGCGCGGGCGGAGAACATGCCGGAGATCGAGGCGTGGCTGGCGGGGCGCAGGCATCTGGGCTTGGAGGTCAGCGGATACGTGTCGTGGCAGGCATTGCCGGAGGGCTCGGTGCCGCCGTTGCGTGGCTGGCTCGGTGCGAGCGGCGAGCTCGCGGAACTGATCCGGCGGACACGGGCGGGGCAGGTGATTTTTTGGGAGTTGCCCGCGGAGTCCGCGCTCGTGCGCGGCGCGGTGGAAGTCTGTCAGGCCGAGGGCGCGCGGGTGTTGCTGCGCCAGGACATCGATGAGCGGCTCGGACATCCGGCGGTCTCGGTCGAGGTCGGCGGACAGCACTACTTCACGCTCCACGACGAGCCGCTCGAGGAGCCGCTGAATCGGGCGATGAAGCGGGCGTTCGACCTCGCGGTGGCGTTGCCGGTGGTGTTGCTCGTGTTGCCGCCGCTGGCGCTGGTGGTGTGGCTCGTGCAGCGCCGGCAATCGCCGGGCCCGCTCCTGCACATCCGCGCGCGGGCGGGCGAGCAGCGGCAGCAGTTTTCCATGCTGAAGTTTCGCACCATGCACGTCGCGTCCGCGGATGAGCGCGCGGAATCGATGCAGGCGAGCCGCGACGACGCGCGCGTGTATCCCTTCGGCCGGTTCCTGCGGCGGCACAGTTTGGACGAGTTTCCGCAATTCTGGAACGTCCTCATCGGCGAGATGAGCATCGTGGGACCGCGGCCGGTGATGCCGTTGCTCGACGAAGAGTTCGAGCGGCGGGCCAAGGCCTACCGCACGCGGCACTACGTGAAGCCGGGGATCACGGGTCTGGCGCAAAGCGAGGGCTTGCGCGGGGAAATCACGAGCGCGGAACTGCTCGAGGAGCGCGTGCGTCGCGACCTGCACTACATCGCCGAATGGTCCATCTGGCTCGACGTGCAGATCACGCTCGCGACATTGCGGCAGGTTTTCCGTCCGCCGGGCTCGGCTTATTGA
- a CDS encoding endonuclease/exonuclease/phosphatase family protein, with product MLSATLLRRCVLGLLTLTSAALASALTVAAYNVENYNISDRMADGVYRKAYPKPDSEKQALVQSLQGFAPDILAVEEMGGPPFLAEFQADLKAAGLDYPHATVLEGADTERHVAILSKLPFKDVKRHTQVPVKYFGQADVVKRGVLEATFATSEGDLTVFVIHLKSKRTERPDDPEGTLQRQLEAEAVRDLVFTRFPDSAGAKFLVCGDWNDSRNSKPIRALVKRGNQPLGELLRAYDSRGEMWTHFYRAEDSYSRIDFMLVSAGLKPFVAGKGNARIHDGAGVRDASDHRPVYVQLNLDAAK from the coding sequence ATGCTTTCCGCCACCCTTCTGCGTCGCTGCGTTCTGGGATTGCTGACGCTCACGTCGGCTGCACTCGCGTCCGCGCTCACCGTCGCGGCCTACAACGTCGAGAACTACAACATCTCCGACCGCATGGCCGACGGCGTCTACCGCAAGGCCTACCCGAAACCCGACAGCGAGAAGCAGGCGCTCGTGCAATCGCTCCAAGGCTTCGCCCCGGACATCCTCGCCGTCGAGGAGATGGGCGGCCCGCCGTTCCTCGCGGAGTTCCAGGCCGATCTCAAGGCCGCGGGACTCGATTATCCGCACGCCACCGTGCTCGAAGGCGCGGACACCGAGCGCCACGTCGCGATCCTCTCGAAGCTCCCCTTCAAGGACGTGAAGCGCCACACGCAGGTGCCGGTCAAATATTTCGGCCAGGCCGACGTGGTGAAGCGCGGCGTGCTCGAGGCGACGTTCGCGACCAGCGAGGGCGATCTCACGGTTTTCGTCATCCACCTGAAGAGCAAACGCACCGAGCGCCCCGACGATCCCGAGGGGACCTTGCAGCGACAGCTCGAGGCCGAGGCCGTGCGCGATCTCGTCTTCACCCGCTTCCCCGATTCCGCGGGGGCGAAGTTCCTCGTCTGCGGCGACTGGAACGACTCGCGCAACAGCAAACCCATTCGCGCGCTCGTCAAACGCGGCAACCAGCCGCTCGGCGAACTGCTCCGCGCCTACGATTCGCGTGGCGAGATGTGGACGCATTTCTACCGGGCCGAGGACAGCTACAGCCGCATCGATTTCATGCTCGTTTCCGCCGGCCTGAAGCCGTTCGTCGCCGGCAAAGGCAATGCGCGCATCCACGACGGCGCCGGCGTGCGTGACGCGAGCGATCATCGCCCCGTCTACGTGCAGCTGAATCTCGACGCCGCCAAATAA
- a CDS encoding response regulator: protein MPAPATSDSPVHLVRRAEAAVFRVLLLLASALMGSHATRGVVRAKLLVTVLVLGTLPLLIALYILPVQVQRTLTRQGHNYLRQVAQDLVNLTHNEMQRHLETARSLAQVDAIATAVLRRHAGELDAKGLASANRQISALLRGLAAHHYQGIFLADADGHTFAGALRDGPANAYAAIDINDRAYFSAVRNLRQPVVSNPLHSKIGGVPIVVVAVPILDSKGEFVGLLGLSVELGHLAGVISSQHLGETGYPFAIDRQGLLVIHPDPARAFKQRVEDVPGALTLGMKMQRGESGVEAYVLNDGARKIAAFAPEPLSGWSIAASIEEAEFSGPAQRMRLIILALIVACVVAAAVLAAIFAAGLERLNRSLAEVRASELKLAQQAALLDQTNDGILVCDLEGVIRFWNRGAERLYGWTAEEAIGRRLHELLHIDEHLVRAGIEGVLHTGSWFGHVEKKTRSGKVRVLDCSWTLLRDEHGSPQSILTTDTDITERREMESKFLRAQRMESIGTLAGGIAHDLNNLLSPIVVGLDLLKSSPRSAEDHRIFNLMGQASTRATALVRQVLSFARGEEGARVSVHIRYVAREVAAIVQSTFPRNITFRLDCAKDLWLVHADPTQLNQVILNLCVNARDAMPEGGQLTLAARNVELDEQFSGINHHIAPGRYVVVEVADTGTGIPREIIEKIFDPFFTTKERGKGTGLGLSTVLGITRAHGGAVNVYSEPGHGSVFKIYLPASTAALASDPVANETAAPFSGDGKTILLVEDEDMIRDVTRRALEFAGYSVITANDGAQGFALFHRHREEIDLVLTDMMMPIMDGAALVAALRRIDPQIVVIAASGLNDNNNQIKAAQAGISHFLCKPYTTASLLAAIARATGQPQL from the coding sequence ATGCCCGCCCCGGCCACATCCGACTCGCCCGTCCATCTTGTCCGCCGCGCCGAAGCGGCGGTATTCCGCGTGCTTTTGCTCCTCGCCAGCGCGCTGATGGGCAGCCACGCGACGCGCGGCGTCGTGCGCGCCAAGCTACTCGTCACGGTCTTGGTGCTGGGCACGCTGCCGCTGCTCATCGCACTCTATATTCTGCCCGTGCAGGTCCAGCGGACGCTGACGCGCCAGGGACACAACTACCTGCGGCAGGTCGCGCAGGATCTCGTCAATCTCACGCACAACGAAATGCAGCGCCACCTGGAAACGGCGCGCAGCCTGGCCCAGGTCGACGCCATCGCCACCGCCGTGTTGCGCCGGCATGCGGGCGAACTCGACGCCAAGGGACTCGCCTCGGCCAACCGCCAAATCTCGGCCCTTCTGCGCGGCCTCGCCGCCCATCACTACCAAGGCATCTTCCTCGCGGACGCGGACGGGCACACTTTCGCCGGGGCACTCCGCGACGGTCCCGCCAACGCCTACGCCGCCATCGACATCAACGATCGCGCCTATTTCAGCGCCGTGCGCAACCTCCGGCAGCCGGTCGTGAGCAACCCGCTCCATTCCAAAATTGGCGGGGTGCCGATCGTCGTCGTCGCCGTGCCGATTCTCGACTCCAAGGGAGAGTTCGTCGGCCTGCTCGGCTTATCGGTGGAACTCGGACATCTCGCCGGCGTGATCAGCAGCCAGCACTTGGGGGAGACGGGATATCCTTTTGCGATCGACCGCCAGGGATTGTTGGTGATTCACCCCGATCCGGCCCGGGCGTTCAAGCAGAGGGTCGAGGATGTCCCCGGCGCCCTCACCCTCGGGATGAAAATGCAGCGCGGGGAAAGCGGCGTGGAGGCTTACGTCCTGAATGACGGCGCCCGCAAGATCGCGGCGTTCGCGCCCGAACCGCTCTCCGGCTGGAGCATCGCCGCCTCCATCGAGGAAGCGGAGTTCTCGGGACCGGCCCAGCGGATGCGCCTGATCATTCTCGCCCTCATCGTCGCGTGCGTCGTCGCCGCCGCGGTGCTCGCAGCCATTTTTGCCGCCGGGCTCGAGCGACTCAACCGCAGCCTCGCCGAGGTGCGGGCCAGCGAATTGAAACTCGCCCAACAGGCCGCGCTGCTCGACCAGACCAACGACGGCATCCTCGTCTGCGACCTCGAGGGCGTGATTCGCTTCTGGAACCGCGGCGCGGAGCGCCTCTACGGCTGGACGGCGGAGGAGGCAATCGGCCGGCGCCTGCACGAACTGCTCCACATCGACGAACATCTGGTGCGCGCCGGCATCGAAGGCGTCCTGCACACCGGCTCGTGGTTCGGCCACGTGGAGAAGAAGACCCGGTCCGGGAAAGTCCGCGTCCTCGACTGCAGCTGGACGCTGCTCCGCGACGAACACGGCAGCCCCCAATCGATCCTCACGACCGACACCGACATCACGGAACGCCGCGAGATGGAATCGAAGTTTCTGCGCGCGCAACGCATGGAAAGCATCGGCACTCTCGCCGGCGGCATCGCGCACGACCTGAACAACCTTCTCTCGCCCATCGTCGTCGGTCTCGACCTGCTCAAATCCTCGCCGCGCAGCGCCGAGGACCACCGCATCTTCAACCTGATGGGACAAGCTTCGACCCGCGCCACCGCCCTCGTCCGGCAGGTGTTGTCCTTCGCCCGCGGCGAGGAAGGCGCGCGCGTCTCGGTGCACATCCGCTACGTCGCCCGCGAAGTCGCCGCTATCGTGCAGAGCACTTTCCCCCGCAACATCACATTCCGCCTCGATTGCGCGAAGGACCTCTGGCTCGTCCACGCCGACCCGACACAGCTCAACCAGGTGATCCTCAATCTCTGCGTCAACGCCCGCGACGCCATGCCCGAGGGCGGCCAGCTCACTCTCGCCGCCCGCAACGTCGAACTGGACGAGCAATTCTCCGGGATAAACCACCACATCGCGCCCGGTCGCTACGTGGTGGTCGAGGTCGCGGACACGGGCACCGGCATCCCGCGCGAGATCATCGAGAAAATCTTCGACCCCTTCTTCACCACCAAGGAACGCGGCAAGGGCACCGGTCTCGGGCTCTCCACCGTGCTCGGCATCACGCGCGCCCACGGCGGCGCCGTGAACGTCTACAGCGAGCCCGGCCACGGCAGCGTGTTCAAAATCTATCTGCCCGCCAGCACCGCCGCGCTCGCTTCCGATCCCGTCGCCAACGAAACCGCGGCTCCTTTCAGCGGCGACGGCAAAACGATCCTGCTCGTCGAGGACGAGGACATGATCCGCGACGTCACCCGCCGCGCACTGGAGTTTGCCGGCTACAGCGTGATCACGGCGAACGACGGTGCGCAGGGTTTCGCCCTGTTTCATCGCCATCGCGAGGAAATCGATCTCGTCCTCACCGACATGATGATGCCGATCATGGACGGCGCGGCCCTCGTCGCCGCGCTCCGCCGCATCGACCCGCAGATCGTGGTGATCGCGGCCAGCGGTCTGAACGACAACAACAACCAGATCAAAGCCGCCCAGGCCGGCATTTCCCATTTCCTCTGCAAACCCTACACGACCGCGTCGCTGCTCGCCGCGATCGCCCGCGCGACCGGACAGCCGCAGCTCTAA
- a CDS encoding AAA family ATPase, with the protein MYQSYYGLTEMPFHITPDPKFLYLSPPHQEALQHLKYGVTERKGFIVLIGEVGCGKTTLCRRFLSELDPQHYDTALVLNPRLTETQMLKAIMTELGETHPARSKNDLVAQMNQVLLARIAAGREIVLIIDEAQNLSFEVFEQVRLLSNLETDKQKLLQIVLMGQPELKEKLAQEELRQLRQRILVHYELRPLTRPEMDHYIQHRLTLAGSSGRPHFTKWALRHLYRHSRGIPRIINNLCDKSLLSAFIRDSDEVTYWDARRASRDLDRLTE; encoded by the coding sequence ATGTATCAGAGTTACTACGGTCTCACGGAGATGCCTTTCCACATCACTCCGGACCCCAAGTTCCTCTACCTGAGCCCGCCCCACCAGGAAGCGCTGCAACACCTCAAATACGGCGTCACCGAGCGGAAAGGCTTCATCGTGCTCATCGGCGAAGTCGGCTGCGGCAAGACCACGCTCTGCCGCCGTTTCCTCAGCGAACTCGACCCGCAGCACTACGACACTGCACTCGTGCTCAACCCGCGCCTGACCGAGACGCAGATGCTCAAGGCGATCATGACCGAGCTCGGCGAGACGCACCCTGCGCGCAGCAAGAACGACCTCGTGGCGCAGATGAACCAGGTGCTCCTCGCCCGCATCGCCGCCGGCCGCGAGATCGTGCTCATCATCGACGAGGCGCAGAATCTCTCCTTCGAAGTCTTCGAGCAGGTCCGCCTGCTCTCGAACCTCGAAACCGACAAGCAAAAGCTCCTCCAGATCGTCCTCATGGGCCAGCCCGAGCTGAAGGAGAAGCTCGCCCAGGAGGAACTCCGCCAGCTCCGCCAGCGCATCCTCGTCCACTACGAGCTGCGGCCGCTCACCCGCCCGGAGATGGATCACTACATCCAGCACCGGCTCACGCTCGCCGGCAGCTCCGGCCGCCCGCACTTCACGAAATGGGCGCTGCGCCACCTCTATCGCCACAGCCGGGGAATTCCCCGCATCATCAACAATCTTTGTGACAAGTCGCTCCTCTCCGCCTTCATTCGCGACTCCGATGAAGTCACCTACTGGGACGCCCGCCGCGCCTCGCGCGACCTCGATCGCCTGACCGAATGA
- the dxs gene encoding 1-deoxy-D-xylulose-5-phosphate synthase, whose amino-acid sequence MSSSRLLDRIAGPADVKALAPAQLPQLAQEIRDDIIAVTAKNGGHVGPNLGVVELTIALHRVFNTPEDQFVFDVAHQGYVHKLLTGRGGEFFKGLRKTDGASGFLYRRESPHDAFGAGHAGTALSAALGMATARDLRGSSEHVVALCGDAAFTCGVTMEALNNVVSSTKRLVVILNDNEWSIAKNVGAIAKYLNKLSTSPTYNKLHHDVEKFFLGLPHGGEMNQFYLKWKRETKDFFVNSSLFEKFGLRYVGPVDGHNVDELVKNLEFAKNCDGPVLVHVLTKKGKGLEAAIAHPEKFHGASPFDPATGESVKSAAGTPPAYQDVFGSALTKFARENPKVLGITGAMPSGTGLTQLSKEVPGQFFDVGIAEEHAVLFAAGLATKGFRPVCAIYSTFLQRAYDMVIHDVCLQNLPVTFCMDRAGLSPNDGPTHHGLFDISYLRCVPNAVIMQPKDEDELTDMLHTSLQLPSPAFIRYPRGAGTGAKIKAQPAAVPIGHAEVLREGSNVMIWALGPMVQEALKVADRIAAEEGLSVGVVNARFVKPLDRTLLLSQAACIPLIVTLEDNVVAGGFGSAVLEALQEGDCHPAVERIGWPDKFVEHGSSVEILRANYGLGTDDIVRRIKERYKRLGTATVEAEV is encoded by the coding sequence ATGAGCTCATCCCGCCTCCTCGACCGCATTGCCGGGCCCGCCGACGTCAAGGCCCTCGCGCCCGCCCAGCTCCCGCAGCTCGCGCAGGAAATCCGCGACGACATCATCGCCGTCACCGCCAAAAACGGCGGCCACGTCGGCCCCAATCTCGGCGTCGTCGAGCTCACCATCGCGCTGCACCGCGTCTTCAACACGCCCGAGGACCAGTTCGTCTTCGACGTCGCGCACCAAGGCTACGTCCACAAGCTCCTCACCGGTCGTGGCGGCGAATTTTTCAAAGGCCTGCGCAAGACCGATGGCGCTTCCGGCTTCCTCTACCGCCGCGAGAGCCCGCACGACGCGTTCGGCGCCGGCCACGCCGGCACCGCCCTTTCCGCCGCGCTCGGCATGGCCACCGCGCGCGACCTCCGCGGCAGCAGCGAGCACGTCGTCGCCCTGTGCGGCGACGCGGCGTTCACCTGCGGCGTGACGATGGAGGCGCTCAACAACGTCGTCAGCTCCACCAAGCGCCTCGTCGTCATCCTCAACGACAACGAGTGGTCGATCGCCAAGAACGTCGGCGCCATCGCCAAGTATCTCAACAAGCTCAGCACGAGCCCGACCTACAACAAGCTCCACCACGACGTGGAGAAATTCTTCCTCGGCCTGCCGCACGGCGGCGAGATGAACCAGTTTTATCTGAAGTGGAAACGCGAGACGAAGGACTTCTTCGTCAACTCGTCCCTCTTCGAAAAATTCGGCCTGCGCTACGTCGGCCCGGTCGACGGGCACAACGTCGACGAACTGGTGAAGAACCTCGAGTTCGCGAAAAACTGCGACGGCCCGGTGCTCGTCCACGTTCTGACGAAGAAGGGTAAAGGCCTCGAAGCCGCCATCGCGCACCCGGAAAAATTCCACGGCGCGAGCCCGTTCGACCCCGCGACCGGCGAGAGCGTGAAGAGCGCCGCCGGCACGCCGCCCGCCTACCAGGATGTGTTCGGCTCCGCGCTGACGAAGTTCGCCCGCGAAAACCCGAAGGTCCTCGGCATCACCGGCGCCATGCCCAGCGGCACCGGTCTCACGCAGCTGAGCAAGGAAGTGCCCGGACAATTTTTCGACGTCGGCATCGCCGAGGAACACGCCGTGCTCTTCGCCGCCGGCCTCGCCACGAAGGGCTTCCGCCCGGTGTGCGCGATCTATTCGACGTTTCTCCAGCGCGCCTACGACATGGTGATCCATGACGTCTGCCTGCAGAACCTGCCCGTGACTTTCTGCATGGACCGCGCCGGCCTCTCGCCGAACGACGGCCCGACGCACCACGGCCTCTTCGACATTTCGTATCTGCGTTGCGTGCCGAACGCCGTCATCATGCAGCCGAAGGACGAGGACGAGCTGACCGACATGCTGCACACGTCGCTGCAGCTCCCCTCGCCTGCGTTCATCCGCTACCCGCGCGGCGCCGGCACCGGCGCAAAGATCAAGGCGCAACCCGCCGCGGTGCCGATCGGCCACGCCGAAGTGCTGCGCGAAGGGTCCAACGTCATGATCTGGGCGCTCGGCCCGATGGTGCAGGAAGCGCTCAAGGTCGCCGATCGCATCGCCGCCGAGGAAGGCCTCTCCGTCGGCGTCGTGAACGCACGCTTCGTGAAGCCGCTCGATCGCACACTGCTGCTCTCGCAGGCCGCCTGCATCCCGCTGATCGTGACGCTCGAGGACAACGTCGTCGCCGGCGGCTTCGGCAGCGCGGTGCTCGAAGCGTTGCAGGAAGGCGACTGCCATCCCGCCGTCGAGCGCATCGGCTGGCCCGACAAATTCGTCGAACACGGCAGCAGCGTGGAAATCCTCCGCGCCAACTACGGCCTCGGCACCGATGACATCGTCCGCCGCATCAAGGAGCGCTACAAACGCCTCGGCACGGCGACGGTAGAGGCGGAAGTGTGA
- a CDS encoding M48 family metallopeptidase, with product MHGLPLAVTVLLSLRLAAQLALEFLNRSETRLHAGVPPGRLTDIMDDATFARASDYTLAKSRFAAVEFVYDAAVLAAVLFSGLLPVLWAKFDALAPGAAWSGALFLVVTFLLLSLPGLPLEWWAQFRLEARFGFNKSTLGLWVADQVKGWALGLALGFPLAWALLKLVTWAGASWWIWGFALLFGFQLLMLVLYPKLILPLFNKLTPLGEGEQRDRLLALADRTGFHAETIEVMDGSKRSGHSNAFFTGFGRFRRIVLFDTLIAQLSQAELEAVLAHEIGHYKRGHIPQRLITGALLQFGGFAVIAWLVQAPWFNTAFGLPAGALAPTFLLFALLGSLATFWFSPIGNWISRKHEYEADAFAKDAMGSATPMVGALHKLAQKNLTNLTPHPLYSAVYYSHPTIVERERALTSRR from the coding sequence ATGCATGGGCTGCCGCTCGCGGTTACTGTCCTCCTTTCCCTGCGCCTCGCGGCGCAACTCGCACTCGAGTTCCTCAACCGTTCCGAGACGCGCCTGCACGCCGGCGTGCCGCCGGGACGGCTGACGGACATCATGGACGATGCGACCTTCGCGCGCGCCAGCGACTACACGCTGGCGAAGAGTCGGTTCGCGGCGGTGGAGTTCGTCTACGACGCCGCCGTGCTCGCCGCCGTGCTTTTCAGCGGGCTGCTGCCGGTGCTCTGGGCGAAGTTCGACGCGCTCGCGCCGGGCGCGGCGTGGAGCGGCGCGCTGTTTTTGGTCGTGACGTTTCTATTGCTCAGCCTGCCCGGTCTGCCGCTGGAATGGTGGGCGCAGTTCCGCCTCGAGGCGCGTTTCGGTTTCAACAAGAGCACGCTCGGACTTTGGGTCGCCGATCAGGTCAAAGGCTGGGCGCTGGGCCTCGCGCTCGGCTTCCCGCTCGCGTGGGCGTTGCTGAAACTCGTGACGTGGGCCGGCGCCTCGTGGTGGATTTGGGGTTTCGCGCTCCTGTTCGGCTTTCAGCTGTTGATGCTCGTGCTCTATCCGAAACTGATCCTGCCGCTCTTCAACAAGCTCACGCCGCTCGGCGAGGGCGAGCAGCGCGACCGTCTGCTCGCACTGGCGGATCGCACGGGCTTCCACGCCGAAACCATCGAGGTGATGGACGGTTCGAAGCGCTCCGGTCACTCGAACGCGTTCTTCACCGGCTTCGGTCGCTTCCGGCGCATCGTGCTGTTCGACACGCTCATCGCGCAGCTCTCCCAGGCCGAACTTGAGGCGGTGCTCGCGCACGAAATCGGCCACTACAAGCGCGGCCACATCCCGCAGCGGCTGATCACGGGCGCGCTGCTCCAGTTCGGCGGTTTCGCCGTGATTGCGTGGCTCGTGCAGGCGCCGTGGTTCAACACCGCGTTCGGTCTGCCGGCGGGCGCGCTGGCGCCGACGTTCCTGCTCTTTGCGCTGCTCGGATCGCTCGCGACGTTCTGGTTCTCGCCGATCGGCAACTGGATCTCGCGCAAGCACGAGTATGAAGCCGACGCGTTCGCGAAGGACGCGATGGGCTCCGCGACGCCGATGGTCGGCGCGCTGCACAAGCTCGCGCAGAAAAATCTCACGAACCTCACGCCGCACCCGCTCTACAGCGCCGTCTACTACTCGCACCCGACGATCGTCGAACGCGAGCGCGCGCTCACGTCCCGTCGTTAG